The Sulfurimonas hydrogeniphila genome includes a window with the following:
- a CDS encoding complex I subunit 5 family protein, translated as MYLKLVLATPWEVFLILLPILGGLFSFLLPKFNKAIGISTLILTLFFVVFIALKLRTQGAFYHLVGGWDAPLGINLYIDGLSLVMLGLTALIGVGASVYAGKYFTQTQSLWFWPIWLFLIAGINALFLSQDIFNFYVTLELIGLASAALTALSNTKEALTGAMRYLLVTLLGSLAYLLGVALLYHGFGSVDIAILSNTIESTPAAWAAMGLMSAGLLLKSALFPLHFWLPPAHASAPAPISAVLSALIIKASIYIQLRLWISLFFPLHNFYFEIFFAVLGSIAVLWGSVQALVQTRLKLLIAYSTVAQVGYLFLAFSLALGGVSVAWSALIYLMLSHALAKSALFLVAGNLLHFHGHDRIIDLDRIAQRLPLSTAAFALAGVSIIGLPLSGGFIGKWFLLEASLADNNWGITAVVLLGGLLAAGYIFKVLGFTFTKTTRTQKAQNIPLSMELVPLCLAIMAILTGFFATPLLSLIHIGNPFGNIGAAP; from the coding sequence ATGTATTTAAAACTTGTATTAGCAACCCCTTGGGAAGTTTTTTTGATTTTATTGCCGATTTTAGGAGGATTATTCTCTTTTCTTTTGCCGAAATTCAATAAAGCTATCGGTATTTCCACACTCATACTCACACTCTTTTTTGTAGTTTTTATTGCTCTGAAACTACGTACGCAAGGTGCTTTTTATCATCTTGTAGGCGGCTGGGATGCACCCTTGGGTATAAACCTTTACATAGACGGTTTAAGTCTTGTTATGCTTGGACTGACTGCACTCATCGGAGTCGGAGCAAGTGTCTATGCAGGAAAATATTTTACGCAGACACAGTCTCTTTGGTTTTGGCCAATCTGGCTGTTTCTCATAGCCGGGATTAATGCTCTTTTCTTATCGCAGGATATCTTTAATTTTTATGTAACTTTGGAACTTATCGGACTGGCCTCTGCTGCCCTGACTGCTTTGAGCAATACAAAAGAGGCACTGACAGGAGCTATGCGGTATTTGTTAGTGACACTGCTTGGCTCGCTTGCTTATCTTTTAGGCGTCGCTCTGTTGTATCATGGTTTTGGAAGTGTAGATATTGCCATTCTTTCAAATACAATAGAATCTACCCCTGCAGCATGGGCTGCAATGGGTCTGATGAGTGCCGGTTTGCTTCTTAAAAGCGCTCTTTTTCCTTTGCATTTCTGGCTTCCGCCTGCACATGCCAGTGCTCCTGCCCCTATAAGTGCAGTATTGTCGGCGCTCATCATCAAAGCTTCCATATATATACAGCTGCGCTTATGGATATCTCTTTTTTTTCCTCTGCATAATTTTTATTTTGAAATATTTTTTGCTGTACTTGGATCCATAGCCGTTTTATGGGGCTCCGTTCAGGCACTTGTGCAGACTCGGCTGAAACTGCTCATAGCCTACTCCACAGTAGCGCAGGTAGGCTATCTTTTTCTTGCTTTTTCTTTGGCTTTGGGAGGGGTGTCTGTAGCATGGAGCGCACTTATCTATCTTATGCTCTCACATGCACTGGCAAAAAGTGCTTTGTTCCTTGTAGCAGGAAATTTATTGCATTTTCACGGGCATGACCGTATCATTGATTTGGACCGTATTGCACAAAGGCTTCCTTTGAGTACTGCTGCTTTTGCTTTAGCGGGAGTGAGTATTATCGGATTACCCCTCAGTGGCGGTTTTATAGGCAAATGGTTTCTCCTTGAAGCATCACTTGCAGACAACAACTGGGGAATAACCGCAGTAGTTCTTCTGGGCGGATTGTTGGCTGCAGGATATATTTTCAAGGTTTTAGGGTTCACTTTTACAAAGACCACTCGTACACAAAAGGCACAAAACATTCCTCTCTCAATGGAACTTGTACCTCTGTGTCTTGCGATAATGGCAATTTTGACAGGTTTTTTTGCCACACCACTGCTTTCGCTGATACATATCGGAAATCCTTTTGGAAACATTGGAGCAGCCCCGTGA
- a CDS encoding complex I subunit 5 family protein yields the protein MSFNTYIPLFVVLSSFLPALIIFRLSEKQHTLRTLLNLSGIFITLVLVIWMFVGVYYGEHYEIRFALIQNLDISLRAGPFALFFTGLSSVLWFITTIYAIGYLEGSAHSSRFFGFFNLCITATIGIALSGNLITFLLFYEILTLSAYPLIIHRGTEESRLAGSRYLLYTLIGGALLLLGTVWLYTLTGTLEFTPKGFVQTILQEHSSALVIIFILLIAGFGVKAALFPLHGWLPQAMVAPAPVSALLHAVAVVKAGAFGIVRVVYEVYGLETAAFLGLTTPLAVIASITIIYGSLRALFQDNLKRRLAFSTISQVSYIILGIAIVGPIATTGGIIHLVHQGVMKITLFFGAGNFAETLGVYQVSQMNGIAKRMPWTMVSFTIGALGMIGIPPIAGFITKWYLGLGALESGQGWVIAVLAASSLLNAGYFLPILYRAWFLAPPKSWPDEHNFSKGETKLSLLWPPLITAFFALSFGLFAASPWSPLAWVHLITQREFF from the coding sequence GTGAGTTTTAACACATACATTCCCCTGTTTGTAGTTTTAAGTTCATTTCTGCCTGCTCTGATAATCTTCAGACTTTCAGAAAAGCAACATACTCTTCGTACACTTTTGAACCTTTCAGGGATTTTTATAACACTTGTTTTAGTCATATGGATGTTTGTCGGTGTCTATTACGGAGAACATTATGAAATACGTTTTGCGCTTATCCAGAATCTTGATATCAGTTTGCGTGCCGGACCTTTTGCTCTTTTTTTTACAGGGCTTTCAAGTGTTTTGTGGTTTATAACCACAATCTATGCTATTGGTTATCTGGAGGGATCTGCGCATAGCAGCCGTTTTTTCGGGTTTTTCAATCTTTGTATTACGGCCACTATTGGCATTGCCTTATCCGGAAACCTCATCACTTTTTTGCTTTTTTATGAAATACTGACACTTTCTGCCTACCCTCTTATTATCCATAGAGGTACTGAAGAGTCCCGTCTTGCAGGCAGCAGATACCTTCTCTATACTCTGATTGGAGGTGCCTTGTTATTGCTGGGAACAGTATGGCTTTATACATTAACCGGTACACTTGAGTTTACGCCAAAAGGATTTGTGCAAACAATACTGCAAGAGCATTCTTCGGCTCTTGTAATAATTTTCATCCTTTTAATTGCAGGATTCGGTGTCAAAGCAGCACTCTTTCCTCTGCATGGATGGCTGCCGCAAGCCATGGTGGCTCCGGCACCGGTAAGTGCTCTCTTGCATGCAGTCGCCGTTGTCAAAGCAGGAGCATTCGGTATAGTACGCGTTGTATATGAAGTATACGGACTTGAAACAGCAGCTTTTCTTGGTTTGACAACACCTCTGGCTGTTATAGCTTCCATCACTATCATATACGGCTCTCTCAGAGCACTTTTTCAGGATAATCTCAAACGAAGGCTGGCTTTTTCTACAATAAGCCAGGTTTCTTATATCATCCTTGGTATTGCCATAGTGGGTCCCATCGCAACAACAGGGGGAATTATACATCTTGTGCACCAAGGTGTTATGAAAATCACTCTCTTTTTTGGAGCAGGAAATTTTGCAGAAACACTTGGCGTATATCAGGTAAGCCAAATGAACGGCATCGCAAAACGCATGCCCTGGACTATGGTGTCTTTTACTATCGGCGCCCTTGGCATGATCGGTATACCTCCGATTGCAGGATTTATTACGAAATGGTACCTGGGACTTGGTGCTTTGGAATCCGGGCAGGGGTGGGTAATAGCTGTACTTGCTGCGAGCAGTCTCCTGAATGCAGGATACTTTTTACCTATACTTTATCGAGCATGGTTTTTGGCACCTCCAAAATCCTGGCCTGATGAACATAATTTTTCAAAAGGGGAAACAAAACTCAGTCTCTTATGGCCGCCGCTTATTACAGCATTTTTTGCTCTTTCTTTTGGTCTGTTCGCCGCTTCTCCCTGGAGTCCTTTAGCATGGGTGCATCTCATTACCCAGCGGGAGTTTTTTTAA
- a CDS encoding sodium:proton antiporter, with the protein MSTLFFYAVAGIGLFCTGLYTLIVQAHLLRKLLAINIMGSGVFLLLVSLSMRTAGTQPDPVPHAMVITGIVVAISATALALVFMIKIALKTGKAELSSLEEK; encoded by the coding sequence GTGAGCACACTGTTTTTCTATGCTGTCGCTGGAATCGGACTTTTTTGTACAGGTTTGTATACACTCATTGTACAGGCCCATCTTTTGCGAAAACTGCTTGCCATAAACATTATGGGAAGCGGTGTTTTTCTTTTACTTGTCTCCCTCTCCATGCGCACTGCAGGCACACAGCCGGACCCGGTACCGCATGCCATGGTCATTACGGGGATAGTTGTTGCTATATCCGCAACAGCCCTGGCCCTGGTTTTTATGATAAAAATTGCATTAAAAACAGGCAAAGCAGAGCTTTCAAGCCTGGAAGAAAAGTGA
- the mbhE gene encoding hydrogen gas-evolving membrane-bound hydrogenase subunit E: MVRFFTFILTALLFAGLTYTVLSLPQQTQGLAQTVGSQMQNSGVSNPVTAVLMNFRAYDTLLEMAVLFIALLGVYSLGSSAREAKSLLKSPVLKRLGGILVPVLLLLSAYILWIGAQAPGGAFQAGSILSATGILIFLSGWKLDLSYKNFFVRLLASTGLLAFVLVSAITLLFSDTLLEFSATEASYFIFILEAAATVSIAITLFNLFFTIFAQPKEEK, from the coding sequence ATGGTACGTTTTTTTACATTCATTTTAACAGCCCTTCTTTTTGCAGGCTTAACGTATACCGTTTTATCTTTACCTCAACAGACACAGGGTCTTGCCCAAACAGTAGGCTCACAAATGCAAAACAGCGGTGTTTCCAATCCTGTAACAGCGGTATTGATGAACTTCCGTGCCTATGACACCCTCCTTGAGATGGCGGTTTTGTTTATTGCTCTTTTGGGAGTTTATTCATTGGGCAGTTCAGCAAGAGAGGCGAAGTCTCTTTTAAAAAGTCCTGTATTAAAAAGATTGGGAGGGATTTTGGTTCCTGTATTGCTTTTGCTGAGTGCTTATATTTTATGGATTGGAGCACAGGCTCCAGGCGGTGCTTTTCAGGCCGGTTCTATTTTAAGTGCTACTGGAATTTTAATCTTTTTAAGCGGGTGGAAACTTGATTTGTCTTATAAAAATTTCTTTGTACGACTTCTTGCAAGTACAGGTTTGCTTGCTTTTGTTCTTGTTTCGGCAATCACACTACTGTTTTCTGATACACTTCTTGAATTTTCTGCAACAGAGGCTTCTTATTTCATTTTTATTCTTGAAGCCGCTGCAACTGTTTCAATAGCAATAACTCTGTTTAATCTTTTTTTTACTATTTTTGCACAACCAAAGGAAGAGAAGTGA